CAGGCGAGTGGTTCCGGCTTCCGCCTGAGCACCGACGAGGGTGACATCGAGGCGGATCAGGTGGTGCTGGCCACCGGCGGTTACCACCGTCCGAAGCGCCATCCCCTGGCTGCCCGCCTGCCGGAGGGGATCCTGCAGATCGATGCCCGCGACTACACCAGCCCCGCGTCGCTGCCCGCCGGACCGGTGCTGGTGGTGGGCAGCGGCCAGTCGGGCTGCCAGATCGCCGAAGACCTCTTCCTGGCCGGCCGCCGGGTGCACCTGAGCGTCGGCAGCGCCCCCCGCTCCCCCCGCCGCTACCGCGGCCGCGACGTGGTCGACTGGCTCGATCGCATGGGCTACTACGCCATGCCGATCGACCAGCACGCCGACCCGAAGGCGGTGCGGGGCAAGACCAACCACTACCTCACCGGCCGCGACGGTGGCCGCGAGATCGACCTGCGCCGCCGCGCCCTCGAGGGGATGGTGCTGCACGGCCGGCTGGCCGACCTCGGCCACGACCGCATCAGCTTCGCCGGCGACCTGGCGGCCAACCTCGATGGCGCTGACGCCGTCTACAGCCGCATCTGCCGCAGCATCGACGACCACATCGCCGCCCAGGGCCTCAGCGCCCCCGATGAGCCCCCCTACGTCCCCTGCTGGACGCCGCCACCCGGTTCAGCGGCGCCCCTCGATCTGGTGGCTGAACCGCTGGCGGCCGTGATCTGGTGCACGGGCTACCACCCGGACTTCCGTTGGGTGGAGGTGCCGGTGTTCGATGGCGCCGGCCATCCGGCCCACGAGCGGGGCATCACCCAGGTGCCGGGTCTTTATGTGTTGGGTCTGCCCTGGCTGCACACCTGGGGTTCGGCCCGCTTCTGCGGGGTGGCCGAGGACGCCGAGTACCTGGCGGAGGCGATCCGGCTGCGCGCCTCCCGCCGGACCGCCAGCCAGGAGCGGCTGGAGTGCACCGCCCTGCTCGGCACCTGAGCCTCAGGCCACCAGGGCCGACCAGGTGAAGGCCAGGCCGATGCCCATCAGCAGGCCGGCGGTGAGGCTCAGCGCACCGCTGGAAGCGTTCTGACGCCAGCGGCGCACGGCGGTGAGGGCCACCAGCAGCAGCAGGGACTGGCTGACCAGCAGACCGGCCAGATAGAAGCCGATCGGGGCCGGCTCCCAGCCGATCACGGCGCCGCTGAGGGCGTAGCCGTGCAGCAGGAAGGCGGGCGCCAGCACGGCGGGCGGCAGGCGGCGCGCCAGCACCAGGCCGGTGAGGGCCACCGACAGGGCCACCAGCGGCTCGACCCAGCTGAGGCCCGGCAGGGCCAGCCCCAGGGCATTGCCCACCAGGCCGCAGCCCAGCAGGGCCAGCACCCAGCGGAAGGGATGGACGATGCCCACCAGGCCGATCGCCAGCAGGAACAGCAGGTGGTCGGGCCCGAGGATCGGGTGGGCCAGGCCGCTCAGCACCCCGGTGAGGGGGCCGGGCTTCAGTCCAGTCAGATCCATCAGGTGGTGCGCCGAGGCCGGGGCGGCCAGCAGCAGGGGCAGGGCGCAGACGACGGCGAGGGCGATCGGCAGGAGGCCGCGTCGCTCAGCCAGAGAAGGCAGGTTCATGGGAAATCTCCGGTCCTCGCCGGCAGGAAATGGGTCGAGTGGGGGTGAGCGTTCTGACTGAGGACGCCGGGCCGGGAAGCCTGGTGTCCATCACAGCTGCGGGACAGCGGCGGACTCGGGCAAACCCCTCACCGCCTTTCCTCCTTGCGTCTTCCCCGTGAAGGGGAGGAACCTCCTGCGCGCCATCCTCCCCCCTTCCTGGTCAGAAGGTGCGGTCATCGGGCGGCAACGTCACCGGCTGCGGTCACAATGGGCGGACGGTTCCCGGAGTTCACCTCCGGGAGGAAACGAGGAAAGTCCGGTGCACGGCAGGGTTTCCCCCGTCGTCATTCCGGCGCTGTCCCGCAGCTGTGATGGGGTCACCCTCAGCCAGAACGCTCGCCGTGAACCGTTCCTTCCATCCCCGGCGCGGACCGGGCACCTCGATGACCCACTTCTCCGGCCTCCGCTCCTGGACCCTTCTGGGGGGCGCTGCCGCCCTCGGTTTCGTGCTGATCGGCCAGCCGGCCCAGGCCCATGGCCTGGCCCACGGCGGCCTCGGCCACGGCTTCCTCCACCCCATCACCGGGGTCGACCACCTGCTGCTGCTGATCGGTGTCGGGGCGGCCGCCTCCTATGTGTCGGCCCAGCTGCTGCTCTGGGGCCTGGCCGGAGCGGTGCTCGGGGGCCTGGCAGGGGCCATGGGCTTCGCCCTGCCCTTCGCCGAGGTGCTGGCCGCCCTGGCGATCTCGGCGGTGGCCCTGCTGATCCTGCGCTCCCACCGGGATGGCCGCAGCCCCGGGCTGGCCTTCGCCGGCACCCTGGTGGCCGGTGCGGTGGCCCTGCACGCCCTGCTGCACGGCGGCGAGGCCCCCGTCGATGGCTCGGCCCTGGGCTGGTGGGCGGGCGCCCTGGCGGCCTCGCTGCTGGTCAGCGGTGGCTCCTTCCTGGCGCTGCGCCGGCTGCCCCTGGTCTGGACTGCCCGTCTGGCCCTGCTGCTGGCCGTGCTCGGCGGCGCCCTGGCCCTGGCACCGGTGGGTCTGCTGGCCCGTTAGGGCATCGGGTTCGCCCGTTCAAGGACCTGGGGATGCTGTCCAGGGCTTTGGATGGGCGATCATGTTTCTGACTCGGGCTCCGATGGCGCTGGCACCGATCTGGCTGGCTTGATATGTCAAATGATTGCCATCGGCGTAGACAAGTTGTTTGCCGAGATAGGCGCCACAGGACTCCGTTGTTTCGCAGTATAACTTTCTCAACGAAAGGTAGAAGCTGTTTGGGTTGTTTTGCAGTGCTGTCCTGGAGGCTTTGTCCAGTTCGGCCTGTCCCTTGTTGATGCTGGCGAGAGACTGATTGCAGGAAGCGGGAGGGAAGGGTCTCCAGGGGCTTCTGACGCAGAAAAGTGGGTTGCTGGTCTTGAGTTCGCCGACGTCATCCAGAAGGAGAAGATAGGCATGCCGCTGCGCCGTCTTCAGGGCCAATCGTTGAAGCGCTTCAGCCTGATGGGGAAAACGACGCTTCTCTTCCCAGCGATGGCCAACGATGAGCAGGTCACCCGCCTGCACAACCTTGGCCAGCATCCCATCGACCAGGTCCACATAATCGGCGCAGTTGACAAGGCCTGAGAGTTCATGAATGCCGATATCACGCTTGTCGATCACACCGCAGGCCCAGCCCACATTGAAGTTCCTCACATCCATCTCGGGAAGGGCCCTGACGATCGCGTTGACATAGTGCCCGGCATGGGAGTCGCCCAGGATGATCACCTTCGGCGTCCCGTTGCTGCTGGCTCCGTTTCCTAGGCAGCGATCGAACAGTTCCCGTGTCACGTGGCTCCCGGCAGAGCACATGGACTGTTGGTCCTGGCCCGGTTTGGCCTCAGCTGTGTCGCGGTTATTGGTGAACAGTGAGGGCGAATAACGGCGATCCAGCGACAGGAATTCCGCCGCATTGGCCATTCCGGCCATCAGTCCGGTCGCCCCCAGCAGGGCCGCGCCGGCATAGGCGATGGTCGCCCAGGCCCGCTTCGACCAGCGCGCGCGGCGCAGGGGCCGCTCCAGCCATCGATGGCTGGCGATCGCCAGGGCCAGCATCAGGGCCAGCTGGAACGGGGCCGTCCAGATGTGGATCCCGATCGTCCATCGGCTCAGGCAGAGGACCGTCCAGTGCCAGAGGTAGAGCGAATAGGAGATCAGGCCCAGGTTCACCAGCGCCGGTCGGCAGAGCAGGGCCTGGCCGGCCGTATCGGCCCGCAGGCTGGCGATCAGCAGGCAGCTCAGTAGAACCACGATCGTGGTGACCCGCACGGTGGTGTAAGGGAGGTGGGCGCTGAACAGGGTCGCCACCAGGAGGCCCAGCACCGGCAAGGGGGGGAGGCGCTGGAGCAGAGCCTTCAGGCGGGCATGCTTGAGCAGAAGAAAGATCAGGCAGCCGGCTGCGAGTTCCCAGAAGCGGGCTGGCATCAGGTAGAAGGCGCTGGCCGGCTGTTCGTGGCCGTTCAGCCAGTGGAACGCCAGCCAGGAGATCAGGGCCAGCGGGGCGATGAGCAGGAAAAGCTTCCTGTGGCCCCCGATCCTGGCCCTGCCGAAGCCGCTGAACCAGATGAGGAATGGAAAAGCCAGGTAAAACTGCTCCTCCACGCCAAGCGACCAGGTATGGGTGAAGATGTTGAGGTCGGTGGATTCGGCGAAGTAATCGACGGCTTGTTGCAGCAGAAAGAGGTTGGACAGGCCAAACAGCGACGCTGTACCGGTCCGCAGTGAAACGCCCGGATCCGGATCGAAGAGACAGATCAGAAAGGCGCTGATGAGCACGAAGACGATCAGTGCCGGCAGCAGCCTCTTCACCCTCCTGGCATAGAACCCCAGAAAGAAGTCGGCGAACGATTCCTTGGCGTGGGTGGCCAGGGAGGAGGTGATCACAAATCCTGAGATCACGAAGAAGATATCGACGCCCAGATAGCCACTTGGCAGTAAACGGTCGTTGAAATGGTTGATGATCACGGCGATGATCGCCACGGCCCTCAGGCCATCAATGTCCGGTCGGTAACGGCTGGCGGTTTTCTCTTCTGGCCGAGATGTCTCGCTGGCACTCACCATTCCCGCTTGAAGAGAATTCATGCATGAAGAGTGTTGCATGAAGGTTCTGGGCGTTGGCTTCAGCCCTGGGCGGTCAGCTCCGCCGCCATGTCCAGCGCCCCCTGGCAGGCATCGCCGGCGGCCCCCGCCAGCCGGCTGCCCGGCAGGGCCAGGGCCAGGCTCCGGCTGAAGGGGCGTCGCAACTGTTCCAGG
This Cyanobium sp. AMD-g DNA region includes the following protein-coding sequences:
- a CDS encoding acyltransferase family protein — its product is MQHSSCMNSLQAGMVSASETSRPEEKTASRYRPDIDGLRAVAIIAVIINHFNDRLLPSGYLGVDIFFVISGFVITSSLATHAKESFADFFLGFYARRVKRLLPALIVFVLISAFLICLFDPDPGVSLRTGTASLFGLSNLFLLQQAVDYFAESTDLNIFTHTWSLGVEEQFYLAFPFLIWFSGFGRARIGGHRKLFLLIAPLALISWLAFHWLNGHEQPASAFYLMPARFWELAAGCLIFLLLKHARLKALLQRLPPLPVLGLLVATLFSAHLPYTTVRVTTIVVLLSCLLIASLRADTAGQALLCRPALVNLGLISYSLYLWHWTVLCLSRWTIGIHIWTAPFQLALMLALAIASHRWLERPLRRARWSKRAWATIAYAGAALLGATGLMAGMANAAEFLSLDRRYSPSLFTNNRDTAEAKPGQDQQSMCSAGSHVTRELFDRCLGNGASSNGTPKVIILGDSHAGHYVNAIVRALPEMDVRNFNVGWACGVIDKRDIGIHELSGLVNCADYVDLVDGMLAKVVQAGDLLIVGHRWEEKRRFPHQAEALQRLALKTAQRHAYLLLLDDVGELKTSNPLFCVRSPWRPFPPASCNQSLASINKGQAELDKASRTALQNNPNSFYLSLRKLYCETTESCGAYLGKQLVYADGNHLTYQASQIGASAIGARVRNMIAHPKPWTASPGP
- a CDS encoding HupE/UreJ family protein, which produces MNLPSLAERRGLLPIALAVVCALPLLLAAPASAHHLMDLTGLKPGPLTGVLSGLAHPILGPDHLLFLLAIGLVGIVHPFRWVLALLGCGLVGNALGLALPGLSWVEPLVALSVALTGLVLARRLPPAVLAPAFLLHGYALSGAVIGWEPAPIGFYLAGLLVSQSLLLLVALTAVRRWRQNASSGALSLTAGLLMGIGLAFTWSALVA
- a CDS encoding MSMEG_0569 family flavin-dependent oxidoreductase, with protein sequence MGSESVQRHAVVVVGGGQAGLSVAHCLQKRGLRPLVLERHRIGHAWARQRWESFCLVTPNWQCRLPDFPYDGDDPDGFMGREEIVRYVQRFADHIQVPVREGVAVNRLQASGSGFRLSTDEGDIEADQVVLATGGYHRPKRHPLAARLPEGILQIDARDYTSPASLPAGPVLVVGSGQSGCQIAEDLFLAGRRVHLSVGSAPRSPRRYRGRDVVDWLDRMGYYAMPIDQHADPKAVRGKTNHYLTGRDGGREIDLRRRALEGMVLHGRLADLGHDRISFAGDLAANLDGADAVYSRICRSIDDHIAAQGLSAPDEPPYVPCWTPPPGSAAPLDLVAEPLAAVIWCTGYHPDFRWVEVPVFDGAGHPAHERGITQVPGLYVLGLPWLHTWGSARFCGVAEDAEYLAEAIRLRASRRTASQERLECTALLGT
- a CDS encoding HupE/UreJ family protein, whose protein sequence is MNRSFHPRRGPGTSMTHFSGLRSWTLLGGAAALGFVLIGQPAQAHGLAHGGLGHGFLHPITGVDHLLLLIGVGAAASYVSAQLLLWGLAGAVLGGLAGAMGFALPFAEVLAALAISAVALLILRSHRDGRSPGLAFAGTLVAGAVALHALLHGGEAPVDGSALGWWAGALAASLLVSGGSFLALRRLPLVWTARLALLLAVLGGALALAPVGLLAR